In Carettochelys insculpta isolate YL-2023 chromosome 3, ASM3395843v1, whole genome shotgun sequence, the genomic stretch CTGTCAGTGAGGGCAACTCATATCAAATACATACTGCAGGAAGACACCATGCCAAAAAGATTTTTAAGGTTGCATTTTCTGGCACAGATTTACATTCACTCGTCACAATATTTTAATTTACCAATTCTGGGAAACTGAAAGCAGACCAGCTAGTATAACTTAAGATATCTTATTTAGGTGTAATCCTgttcccaatgaagtcaatggcaaagatCCTAAAGAATTCACTGGTAGCAAGACTGGGTCCTTCATGAAGATTTCATCTCTCACCCAGCCCTAATGGTGGTGGGTCCACAAAATCTCTTATTTCCAAACTGGGCTCACCCTCTTTTCTAAAAACCTTTCTACCCTTTAAGCTCTTCTGTGCTAATACAAAACTTGAAATTGAACCATGTGAGCTGAgagttccctgcccccacccactcttGTGATTAGTTGGTTAGCCTCCAACCTCTGCTGAAATCTTGTCAGAAGGACCAGGTCTTCATAACTCATATATACATATTAATATATATgtacacagacacacaaaaaagctgctCTTTCATTTAGAAAAGAAATTAATTTTGTCACAGAATGGATCCTATAAAAAGGTGTCTAATAAAGTAGTAATACCCATAAAATAGCTATTACTAAAGCAAAGCTTTCGTCAATAAGCCTCCAGAACTTTAAATGAAGAGAATGGTTTCACAAAGTGGTAGTCTAGATTTCCACAGTGTGGGCACTGCTGGACATTGCTGTATTCAGAGAAATACTGCATCCCAATCCGTACATCTATTACTGGCTTTCCACAGTGCTTACAGTTCAGTCGAGCCTGTCAAAAAGTAGATAGAAACATTGTGAAACACTTGAATTTCCTTCCATTCTTGCCACAGAAAAAAAGAATATGTCTCTCACAATCCATTCCGAAGGACAGGTTTGATTAGGAAAGTATAGCTTATGAGATTCGATAGTAAGTGCCAATGCTTAACAGGAATGCCTTCAGGTGATTTGGTTAATTTCTGAAAAgcctcaactcccactgaaacccCTTGCAATATTGAGCCCTAAGTGATCATCAAATAGGTAATATTTGTTTTTCTCATGATAACCTGGCTCTTCAGATAAACCTTCAAATGTTCTTTCAATTCTTCCTTCCAAGCAAGATTTTTCTAAATGTGTTTCAAGTTTTCATCAGGCTAGCATTGTCACATGACTTTCTTGAGTTTTTGTGGATTAATCCATGGATAAAAGTAACAAAAGTGcctaaattccattttcaaaagtgatggaggtgcctaaattattttgaaaattgtATCCTCTGTACAGTTGAGGGTGGAGCCACCAGGAACTGTTGAGGCATGATGTGTTTACCTTAACTTTTTAATAAGCCAGCAtgtttagtgtaactgtagcACAGCCATGAGAGAAGAAAGAAACGTTTCAGATAGCATAGCATTATGATTAATTTGGCAAGAAACCATCCAGTAGGGCATCCCAACTGAACACAATCCATGCTGTTTTTACAGAATGAAGTGGGGAATCCACAAACCTACAGTACCTGTATGTAGATTAAACTAGTTAAAGTTTAGGAATAAACAAATTCTGCTAATTCAGTTTTTGTAAATCAAAATTCTAGAAAATGTGCATTACCTTTGGATGTATCTACCTCTATGGATTTTATTAATGAATTTATGAGGTCACACTCAAGACACAGTACaaattttgagggttttttttttccctatatgAAATATAGTGCTATCTTTGACTCCTAACACAGGGGAATTCAGTTCTGACTGGTCATACATACAGAATCTCCAaatttatatgtatatatttttttaatgttaatgCTTCACCTTATCAATGTCGCGTGCCATAATGTGTTAAACACTGAAGTAAAGAGAAGCAATTTTAAATCTGTGCCATATAATTCTTAATTTAAATAAGTAAAATCTATTATTGTAGACAAAGAGTAAAATGAAGATATGCAACATAGATTATGGTCTAAATATAAAAAGTCTAAACAGCATCACAATTCTTAATCTACATAAATACGATCTATTATTGTGATTTTTATagactttttatatttaaatcatAATCGGACTATGCTGAATAGCTACATTTTAATCTTTACGGATTTACAGATTCCTGCAACATGATACGGTATTAGATCATGCCCAATATGTTAAATATATTTAACACTGACAACCTATGTAAAAGCTAGACATTGTAATATATTTTGTATACTAGAATACAGCAAATTCCAAATAGATGGGACTTGGTCTTGAAAAGTAAACATTATTTGGCAAGATGAGAACTGGGTAAGAAAAGACAGAGCCATTACTGATCAGCAGCAGAAGGCTGGGCAGAATGAGTCTTAAGGAGAGATTGGGGTATGAAAAAATGCAGGCCACtcgataaaaataaaaaagcaggctgttgcaagcacagcaggcagtgTGAAAAAGACAGACTCCAGTGTGGGAGGAGAGAAGATAAGCAGAGAATAGAGTCCATGATGGAGTGTGGGAGGAAACTAGGGCTGATCGGTATGGAGGCAGGGCGTAAGTTGCACACTGTAATAGGTGCTTCTGAACATAGACCACATCTCAAAATAACAAAAATCCTCTTCACTGAGAGCTCTTCAGTGATGTTTTGCTTGAAAAAACTATTCACTCATGTACAACTCAGATTGCGGGAGCATTAAAAGCCAGTGTCTCATCTGCTTGGAAGCTAAAGATTCCAAAACTGCCTTTAATGAAATGAGTGCTTGTAATAATCTTGTTGGCCAAAGTTTTGCCGTTCCTGCCACTGTGAAATGCTCTGGGATGTTTTGGAATAAAGTAGTATCGAATACTACTTTTAAGTTAAAATAATTTAAGGCAATTCAGATTTAGTTTACATATCTTAACTCTGCCCCTTTGCACATGTGCAACACACCTATATAGGTACAGTATCAAAAATGAATACATCTAATAATTTAAGGGACTGAAAATTGATCATTTTGTATTCCATTATATTGAACTGCTTACCAAGTATTTTCACACTGCTCACTGAACACATAACTAAAACTCCTGTACTATATACACGTGAGGAATAAAAATTAAGCTAAATGTGAGAAAATCTAAATTGCCTGACTTTCACAAGATCAAAATGTCAACTGTAATACTGCATTTAAAACTTCCTTCTTAGAGAGGCTCAGAATTTAAGAAGTGCACAAAACCACGAGATAACATTTGTCAATGCAGCTACTACTATGAAAGCCAATTAACTACTGAGCTTGATGCTGAGTACCTGTCTCCAGCACCAGTAACCCAGGTTCATCTGATCacccacatttatttttaaactccaTCCCTTAGTAATGAGAGCTTGCACCTGTCAAGGTTTCTTTGACTGCGAAGTCTCCCAAGTAGCGATGGTCATCTTCTGGTGTTTTCTACCAAGATAAGCAACTTGTTGGTACTTAGTAGTAATAATGCACAGAGCTTGCAAATCTTGATAAAGATATTGCCCAGGAAAGAAAGGTAACTCAATACACAATGAATGGAGGTATATTCCCATTTGTGAGGAGCATATCTGATGCAACAGAGTTATTTACTGAACTGACTCAATCTGTTTCTTTGTCCTGTTTGCAGGACAATCTAATTCCTACACTTGTCCAATGGAGTATCATTTGTAAACCTACTGGATCTCCATTTGAGCATTACACCAAAAGTTAATATCTTATGAACTATTGCAAGGTATTGTGCATCCCCAATCCATCAGATCCCTTAACCACACATTAATCTGCAATGATGGAACCTCTGCTGAAAGATTCTGAGCACTCTATTCCCTCCAGGAGATTCTTCTCTTTCTATGGTGCAAACCGGGCTATCGTCAAATCAAAACCAAGTTTCTTCAGAAGTTAGCAGAAAGACATCGCTGCACTCAGAGTGAAGAATAGTGAGACAGGGAATTCTCCAAGCCCAGAAAATTGAAGTGTTtccattattttttccttttcaccAAGGCTATCCCCTTGCTAAAACAGCATACTTCAAACAACTCACCAGGCCTTGATTAAAAGTGCTATTTAAACAGTAACTGCAATTTTGCTAGGCCTTTGCTATAATCCCAAAATGAACTGCGATGCAAACACTTAATCTGCACGAGATACTATAAAGTGATTATGCAATCTAAGCATTAAAGCTTAGTTTAAAATGGATTATCTTTAAACATATCTTAGGTCTATCCCCTGCACAAGTGGTTTATATTGTATTTTTTTAACCTCCCTGCACACCCCTATGCATTACAATTTCATAGATTTTAGAACAAGAAAGGGACCATTGTATCATCTAGTCTGACGTTCTGTGTGATACTGATTGGTGCTCATAAGTTAGAGGGTTTCAGATAGGATGGAGGAAGGAGGGAGAATAAACACAGGCTCTTGTTTTGTTTACTTTCAGCTGGAATTTCACCTTATTATGCAGAATACTAACCTGACAACAGGGAGAGGCTGCCAGGATATCATAGGTATACATGGTTCCCAGTTGATGCCAGCTTCCATCCCATCGAGACTTGCACTTAATGCAGATAATTTTGTGAACCCCTTCTAAGCAATCAACACAAACAGCATAGAGGTGCATAAGCCTTCCTGTGAACAGGAAACATATTTCTTAAGGAAAGGAGACATTATCCAAAAGGTTAAAGCAGACATTTCCTGTGCCATTCTGTCATTCTCATTCTTCTTAAAAATGATTTGCATAAAGTACATActttatgaaatttgaaaaagACTGGCCCAAATTGTTTAACAGGGCAAAAGGCcccaatttttaaataaagagggATGTCAAcacctcagttttctctttgctGGAAGACTTTGGCAAAATATTATGAGGACCCGAAAAGTGGTATCACACCGAGCTCGCTCACCAATACTTCACCAATTCCCACCTCGAGAAGGAAGGCTTGCAGCTCACTTGCTAGTCTGGTTTAATAATTCCATTCCCATATGTCAGGTATCTTGCAAAGGTCTCCCAGCAAGCAGAAGGAAATAAGGATGCGTTGTCACTCCTTATGTGAGAAACCACAGAAAGGAAGACAAGAGCAAAACTGCAACCCTTCCTGATTTTGCTTTGCAGTACCCTTTAAGGCATGTGTCTTTCAGACGTGAGCGAATGCTGCTTTAATTCACATTGCTTTTTCAGATATTTATACAAATGTCAACATACTAGACAGTATTCTACACACTCACTTCCAGTGTGAAGTGTTAATGTAATTCCTTCTCCccatcatacaggttgaacctctataatcccacattcccatctggcaacatctgtaatccagcatgattttagttagccagacaatcatttatcatgggtgttaccaagtttcccatggtcccaatgttttacagtcaccagtcgtggttctcagtgttctgtgctgctatttaccccaaatgtcttcaaacAGCCCACTAAGTACTAGAGgtgtttggtaatgctgctagacaatactgacctcacATCagccggcaaattctctcttctggcactggtcacatcccaagggtgccagactagagaggttcaaccagtattttGAATCATATGCTCCCTATGTAGGGGTGAATTTTCAAGAGATGGGTAAATTACACTGAGTTCCATAGCAGGCAAGGAATACAGACTTCAAgactgaatatttattttctaaaaacaTGAACAGACTTGTCAGTGGTGACTTACCCTGAGATACAAAATTCTGGTGAGAAATAAAAAGCTCCACACATTTTGGAGATCCAGTGTTGTTGAACTGGGCTCACTCAGTGTTGTTGAACTGAGCACTGGCTATTTAACTAGACACATACCTATTATAATCATCACCCTATATTTTGCATTACTGGTATTCAAGAAAGTTTGCTATAATATTCAACTACAAATCATATACAAAAGAGTTGTGTGCTGTGATTTTGTGCTTTCAGGACACAGGCTGTGCTCTTATGAATCAAGTGTTGAATGTACAATTTTTTAATCAGTGATGAATGAATTCATAAATATAGCAGCTGCTTTGGAAAAATCTCAAAATATACAAATGTCTGGAAGCCAACAAGTATAATTAAGTCTGTCagatttaaaacaattatttttcaaaGCAAACATTTTAGAGACGTGGAGAGTAAGGCTATTTAACCAAACAGATAAAGCTTCCATTTTTTGCATTCCTGTAACTATACACCAGTAAAAAATGTTCCCAAGCTGAGAAAATGTATGAGGGTTTTTATAGCTGAAGTCTACAAGCTTCAAAAAGTAGTTTTGTGATGGCAGCCTTATTACTCAGACCCTTCCTTACAATGCTCGTAGAGTACAAATACTTCTGTTGGTCAGGTGAATATCTGGAAATTCGATCTTTGACATAATTCATGCATTAGAaatctttttttctgtgcatCAATTTTTATAGAAGACAACTTTAAATGTATATTACAGTATTCATAGCTTCCGCGTACAGAAATATTTCATCTTCTCCACCATTAATTTTGAGATTCTTAATCAAATGATTTGATGGCTAAATCACTCATGGCAATAAATGGTTTGTTTCCCTCAGGAGGGAAACTGTGTCCTGAAACAGAGACTTGTAGTTTAACTGTATGTGTCAAAATGTGCACTAAGATGATTAAACGTAATCTTTTTGTAACAAATCATTCTGTTGAAGATGAAGGAAAGTAACCTTCAACAATTTAGGTAATCTCCTTCGATCTAGTATTTGCACAGGTGTACATGAATCTACTTAGCGTCAGGAAGCAGTTAATAAAATGCACAAGTAATAATAATGTAAGAATTTCAGATTATTTTTAGCAAATATTAAATTGACACACGACAGATTAAATGTTGTAAATACTGATCAGGCAAAACCATGAGCACATTATGCCCTCCAAAAAAGCACCAATAAACACCCTTGCCCCATATTGCTACATTTTTTGTTCATGCCACACATTATCTTAGAtcacttgcttttttttctttgaagtacATCAGGTCATACAGAAGCAATAATGTAAGCCTGTGCAAAGTTTAATGACTTAGTGCAATGTAATAATTCTACCACTGTTTGTTAAATAAAGCAAGTTTATGTGATGGGCATGACCAATctgggatttaaaaaacaaaaaacaaaacacttatgAACAGGAAAAAATGCAGCTTAAAAATGCCTCCTCTGGGGGGTTTCTTACTCCCaccttcttgtttgtttttttttccataaaactGTTAAAGTAATCCCTGCTGTGTCAACCAAAATCCTCATATTCCTGTTGACACTTTGTTTTGCACAGATTGTTGCCCATATTCTTTAGTCAGTCGCTTGGATTACCTGTGTGTGTCTAGCTAGAGGTAGCAAGGAATATCCTGAGTCCTGTATGTATGCTACAGTAGCCCTCTTTCTCTCCACAGAATAAATAACTTACTGCTATTAGgtactttctttaaaaaaaaagaaccgTCCACCCCCCGCATAAGCTATACATGCACCAAGTGGCATAACCAGCTCCTCTGGTAGATGTCTAGCTTCAGACCTTAATCCAGACAACAACAGGAAATTTAGTTTTGAGGAAGTATCTGATTTACAACCGCTAACTGTAAGACTCTGCAGTGCAACACAGAAGGGCTGAAAAACTGTTACCCACTGTACCAGGAACCCTGAAGGAAAGGCCCTTGGCTGAAGAACTACCAGCAAGGTATGTTAATGTTTATGCCTTCCAGCCCATACAACACATCCATTTTTGATGAGCTACTTATACCAAACTTTACTACTTCCGGTTCAACCCTATGGTAAACTGGAAAAGAACACAAGCTTTACAAAAGCACTTGCTCTCCAGGGATGCAAATCTAAAATGaaatcaacaaaaaagcagttcaatcGTTTTAAAGAGACCCCAATGCAACAGACAGATAACCTGTACCTTGaaggtgacagggaacatcaTATTCAATTTCATCATGTCTCGACGGACTAAGAAACAGGGTGCCATCCACTAACGGAAACTGTTCAAATACTGGCAGTGCTCTATGACACAGTGCACAGTTTACaacattcctgtggctggcaCTAAGTGCTGCAAGAATAAATTTCCGTAGGTCCTCCCCTTGGCCCACTTGGGCATCGTCTTCCATTCGCACATGAAAAGTGTTCAATTTATGCCTGGGTATATGAGTGAGCAACTCAGATAGGTCAAGCCTTCTCAAAAATTGCACCGGGGCATCAAAATGTCCTGATCTATGCACTTGCAAACCAGAGGCCCCATAATCAAAATGGGCATTCCTGAACATGCCTCCACCAGTCATGTTCTTTTTATGAGGTTCTAAGTGAATGGCATTCTTCAAAAATTCTCCTAAGTAACGCGAAGAACGAGGGCCACTAAAATGTGCAGGGGCAAGAATAGAGTAGCCTGTAGGAGGGGACTGGCCAGGAGAGCCACAGGGAGAACGAACAGCATAGCTCCCACTAACGACGCCTTTCTCTTGAGAGTTCTGCCTGTCCATAGAATGCCTTCTCTGGACATCATGATTTAAAACTTTTGGCGGTTTGTTGACAGGCCTGCACTTTTTGGCCTCTTCCATAGACTCTGTCATGGACCTTCCTGTGCTCTTCTCTGACACAGACTTTTTCTTCCTCTCATCCTGCATTCGTTTCACTTGGTACCAGTCTGTGTCTTTCTTTAAGTGACCCTGCCCACACCGACAAGAACAAAAGCGGAAAGCAAGATCGTATCCCTTCTTTGTCCACATGTTCTGACGACACTGCTTTTCATTCCAACTCCTTGCTCTGCCAATGCAGTTAAACTGAACAAGAATGCTGCTTTCCCACTCATAAAAACATTGAAGGTGCATCCAGGTGCTGTGGGGACAGTGTTCGTTGTTGCATACGACCTTCTGGTAATCATCTTTTTCTAAATCAACAGGCCTTCCAAAGCTACAGATCAGTGGCGTAGCACAAGGAGCTTCTGTGGGACATAAAACAGACAATAATAACTTATGCTGAATGCAATATATCTGCAATACTTACTTTAGGCTTGTGTCACCTTGCAGAACAAGCTCTCTTTCTAGGTTTGTGTGCTCTGACGTTCAAGGAATTTACCACAATTACTGATTTATCAATGGTCTGAGACTTTTGCAAGACAAATAGGGAAAGTTAGAAAAAATATCCCATGAGACTAGAGAGATGTAAACACTAACTTCATGGCCATGACTTGCCCCCACTCAATAGTACTATTCAGGTGCAGTAAGTGACCCCCCTTAAgcctttgcaggactggggctttaCTGTGACTGAGTATTAatagtttttcttttgtttctagtGTTGCAGTATGGGTCCAAAGTCTATGCGCAGCAAGTACATTCAAGGTCTATACAGGGTGTGCAGTGGGAGCCAAATGAAAAAAAGTCCTTCTCTAGAGCTCACTGAGTTAAGGCATGCTTCACCCTAATCTGAATCTCAAAAAGCGGGACTAGCAGCCTTTGCTATATTCTCAAGCAAGAACAGTCCATTTGAATTTCCCTGTCCATATGAAAATATCTGCTTCATTACATGTGCTAATCTAAATTTCTGTTGCAATATACGGAGAAATCACTGGGATGGGTTTTGACCTTCTAACTGAAGATTAGGAAGGCTAGAAATGGCATTGCTGCTGCCTTCTGGATTACTGAATGATATGtgggggtggttttgttttttttttggttggctggttggttttggggttttttctttttttttttttggggggagggtgttttgtttttgtttttttttggggggggtggttttgttttttggtactTTAAGGATTTTTGCAGTATGGTCGAGCTTGGCTGCACCTTATGAGATTCATCTCTGATATGCACCAACAACTGTGGGTACTGAACACAACACTGAGGATGTTCTTTCACATGCCCACAACCTTCCTTACTCTACATTCCTCCCTCCATCTCACTTCCCAGAAATCATTCAGAGTTTTAGCAGGTCAGACAGACCTCTTGCTGGTCATTAGGTACTACTGCATTCAAGTAatagaactcttcttcagggATTCTGTGATCAAAGGTGACCCGGAGCACAGTGTGCAAGAGTGCACCCAGTAATACAGCAGCTAGCACTCCTGGACTCTCCCACAGAATTACATGAAAGTAGGCAGGCCTGGTGAGAAGGTAATTTCATCCCAAGTTGGGGGAAAGacaacaggtgcagagaagccCACAGTTCGGGCAGCTATATCCTTCAGAAATAAATGTATTACTGGCAGAACTCAATAGCCTTGCAAAGAGAGTAGGAAAGAAGTTGGTAAAATGTAGGCAGGAGCTAATGAGGAACCGTCAGTCCTAGTTAAGTATAACACATGAAGGCACACCCCTGAATACTGATCAAATGTACAAGTGCTCATATATGAATATTAGGAGTCTAAATACtgagatgggtgaactggagtattTGGCCTTTAATGAGGATACTGATATGACAGGCACTGTGGAAACGTGAGGAACACCAAAGGGACACCATAATACTAAGGTACAAAATATACAGGAATACACAGTAGGCCATACTGGTGGAAGAGTGTCACTGTATGTGAAGAAGCAGAATGTAAAAGAAAAATCTTACATGAATCAAACAATCACAGAATCTCTCTGCATAGCAATACCATGCTTAAACTAAAGTACAGCACTAGGAATATTCCAttaaccacctgaccaggatggtgacagtgactgtgaaatgctctggGAGATTAGAAGCTACAAAGGCAGAAAccccaataataatgggggatttcaactactTCTGTATTAACTAGGTATGTGCCAACTTGGAAAcggatgcagaaataaaatttctACACACCTTACATGACTGCTTTATGGAACAGCTTGAACCCACCAAAAGGCAAATCTTGATTTAATCCTAAAGTAGAACACAGGATCTGGCTCAAAGAGAGACTATAGCTGAACCACTCAGTAATAATGACCATAACATAATTAAATTGAACATCCCTATGGGAGGAAAATGCTAAAGAAACCTACCACagcaacatttattttcaaaaaaagggacTACCCCAAAAATGCAGAAGttaattaaatgaaaattaataGTATTAGTCAAAAGAATGCAGTATTTAAAAAAGGCATGTAAACTTTTAATAGTCAGAGGCTCAAACTAAATGTATAGCTCCAATTAAAACCAgtaagaggaccaaaaaaaaaaccccaaaacaggATACCAGAACTGAACAGCAGAATAAGTGGTGTTCAGTGGGGAAAAGGCAGCCTTTAAATACTGGAAGCCAAATCTTGctgtggaaaaaaatatatagaaaGTAGCATAAACAATGGCAAGTCAAATGTGAAAGTATAATGAGGCAGGccaaaaatgaatttcaaaagcaACTAGGTAAAAACACAAACtaacaggaaaaatatttttaagttcatcagaagcagaaaggctGTCCAACAAATAGTTGGGTCGTTGGGTGACTGAGGAGCTAAAAGAGCAAGCGGAGAACACAAGGTCATCACAGAAAAGCTAAACAAATTAGAACGTGAAGGACAGCCAAattggatcagaccaaaagtccatctagcccagcatcctgttttccaacagtggccaatgccagatgctccagagggagtgaacagaacaggcaatcacccatttacagcttctgacaaacagagaataagggacaccatccctacccatcctagcAAATaaatattgatggacctatcctccaggaatttatctagctcttttttggaccctgatAATTATTATAAATTATTTGCATCAGTCTTTACTACATAGGTTGTGAAGGGGATCCCTAACATTGAGCCGTTCTGTTTAGGTGACAAATCGTGTGAGTATCCATCCCAAATTGAAATATCAATCGAAGAGGtgttggaacaaattgataaattaaacagaaaaagtCACCAAGACtaagatggtattcacccaagagttctaaaCGAACTCTAATATGAAACTGCAGACCTACTAGCTGTGGTATGTAACTTACTGATTAAAACAGCCTCCATACAAGATGATTGTAGGGTAGTGAATGTAATTCCGATTGTTTGTAAAAGGCTCCAGTGTCAAATCCTGGCAACTACAGCctggtaagtctaacttcagtgcCAAGCAAATTGAAATCAGgcaaaagaacagaattatcagacacacagaacacagtggctacatctacacaagctccaaacttcaaaatggccgcgcaaatggccatttcgaagtttactaatgaagcgctgaaatgtatattcagcgcttcattagcatgggggcagccgcaataaggggacttcgaagcaggcagggtcctttcgaaaaggagccccgtcgggacgagctgcgcggcggagaggcgcatcaatttcgaagtgctgcggccacccgcatgtcagtgaagcgctgaatatgcatttcagcgcttcattagtaaacttcaaaatggccatttgcgtggctatttcgaagtttggggctagtgtagacacggccagtaagtCAGAGTCAACATGAACTTTCTAAAGAAAAATCATGCCCCCTAGCTATTAGTATTCTTTCAGGGGATCAACAAGCATGCTGACATAGGTGATCCAGTTGGTATAGTGTACCTGGACTTTGAGAAAGTT encodes the following:
- the HECA gene encoding headcase protein homolog; its protein translation is MPNQKSSKGKKNKRANSSGDEQENGALALAAAAGAAMAATGAAAGAAGGTGGAAAAAATAGGGGGAVAAAGAAPSDSKNEAPCATPLICSFGRPVDLEKDDYQKVVCNNEHCPHSTWMHLQCFYEWESSILVQFNCIGRARSWNEKQCRQNMWTKKGYDLAFRFCSCRCGQGHLKKDTDWYQVKRMQDERKKKSVSEKSTGRSMTESMEEAKKCRPVNKPPKVLNHDVQRRHSMDRQNSQEKGVVSGSYAVRSPCGSPGQSPPTGYSILAPAHFSGPRSSRYLGEFLKNAIHLEPHKKNMTGGGMFRNAHFDYGASGLQVHRSGHFDAPVQFLRRLDLSELLTHIPRHKLNTFHVRMEDDAQVGQGEDLRKFILAALSASHRNVVNCALCHRALPVFEQFPLVDGTLFLSPSRHDEIEYDVPCHLQGRLMHLYAVCVDCLEGVHKIICIKCKSRWDGSWHQLGTMYTYDILAASPCCQARLNCKHCGKPVIDVRIGMQYFSEYSNVQQCPHCGNLDYHFVKPFSSFKVLEAY